The sequence AAGCCAGCAGCAAGGACTCCAGCGCCGCCAACGACGCCGTGTCCGCCTTCCTCAAGCAGGCCGCTCTGACCTCCATCTCCCTGGAAACCACCCCGGTGGAGCCACCCGCGAAGCCGGCCGCTGCCGATTCCACCCCTCACACCGCCGCCACCAAGCCGCTGGAAGTGAAGCCGGGCCCGAACGACACCGTGATCGAGGCGGACGACGGCATGTATTTCGACTCCGCGAAGGGCCTGCTGGTTTACCTGAAGAACGTCCGTCTCAGCGACCCGCGCTTCTCCCTGAGCGGCGCGAACGAGCTGAAGGTCTTCATGGAGAAGAAGGAACCGAAGAAGCCGGACGCCAAACCCGGCGATGCGAAGCCCTCCGGTGACGCCAAGGCTCCGGCCGATCCGGCCGCCAAGAAGGAAAACTCCGCCCCGGGTCTGACCGGCGCCACCAGCGGCTTCGGCGATGTCGACCACATCGTCGCCACCGGCGCGGTGAAGGTGGTGCAGAAATCCGTGGATGGCAAACCGCCGGTGGAAGCCAGTGCCGCGGTGCTGAACTACAACGCCAAGACCGGTGAGATCATCCTCAATGGGGGCTATCCGTGGGTGAAGCAGGGCGACAAGTTCATGCGCGCCAAGGAGCCGAACCTCTACCTGCGCATCCAGAAGGATGGCAGCTTCGTGACCGAAGGCGTGTGGGACATGGGTGGCCAGATCCAGTCGAAGGACGCGGACAACAAGCCGAAGCCGACTCCCTCCGCCCCGAAGCCCACCCGCTGATTCCCCTTTCCTTTCGCCCGCCATGCCCGTCCAAGCCTCGCACGCGCCCGGTTCCTCCTGCTGCAACCTGTCCTCCGCCATCCTCTCCGCCTCGGGCCTGCGCAAGACCTACGGCGGCCGCGCGGTCGTCGACGGCGTCTCGCTCACCGTCCAGCCCGGCGAGATCGTCGGCCTGATGGGTCCGAACGGCGCGGGCAAGACCACCTCGTTCTACATGATCGCCGGCCTGGTGCCGCCGGACGCCGGCAAAGTCCATTTCAACGGCACGGACATCTCCGACCTGCCGATGCACCGCCGCGCCCGCCTCGGCCTCGGCTACCTGCCACAGGAAGAGTCCGTGTTCCGGAAACTCAGCGTGCTGGACAACCTGCTGGCGATCCTCGAGACGCGCCCGGGCCTGGGCCGCAAGGAGCGGCTCGAGCGCGCCAACGACCTGCTCGATCGCTTCGGCATCGCGAAGCTTTCGAAGTCCCTGGCGATCACCCTTTCCGGCGGTGAAAAGCGCCGCCTGGCGATCGCCCGCGCCCTGTGCACGGACCCGAAGCTGCTGATGCTCGACGAGCCCTTCGCCGGCATCGACCCCATCGCCGTGGAGGACATCCAGAAGATCGTGCGCGACCTGCGCGAGCGCGATGGCCTGGCGATCCTGATCACCGACCACTCGGTCCGCGAAACCCTCACCATCGCCGACCGCGCCTTCCTGATCCACGACGGCCGGGTGATCCTTGAAGGCCGCTCCGAGGAACTCGCGAACGACCCCGTCGCGAAGAAGTATTACCTCGGGGAGGATTTCAAGATGTGACGGAAATCCGTCCGCATTGCAACCCGGTTCTTCGCACGCAAAGCCCTCTACGGAGGGCTTTGTCGCGTTTACAAGGGTTCCACGGCGGAGCAACACGCGAAAATTATTTTAGAAGTTCCGCGTGGCATTTTCGCCACGTTTAGCCCAAGGTGTCGGGTGGATATGGCGGATGGAACCGCCGTCCGTACTGCTGAAATCAAACCGACAAGAACCATGCAAACTGCCAACGTCAATCTGCCGATCACCGTCACGGTTCGGCACGAGCAAGTGACCGACGCCCTGCGGGATTACGCCCAGAAGAAGATCGAGGGTCTGCACCTCGACTACCCGCGAATCATCGAAGCGAAGGCCATCCTCGACGTTCAGAAAAACCGGCACATCGCCGAAATCATTCTTTTTTGCGCCAACCACATCACCATCGAAGCCCACACTGAAAACGGCAACATGTACGCGGCCCTCGACGAGACGATCGACAAGATCTCGCGCCGCATGCGGAAGCACAAGACCCGCCTCCTGAAGAAGAACCGGCCGCACCGCAACGAGTCGATCCGCCACCTCGACGAACGCTTCTTCACCGAGGACGTGCTCGACCACCCGGAGGACTCCCAGCACGATCCGGAGCCCTTCATCGTCCACCCGGACAAGTACAAGGTGAAGACCATGTACAAGGAGGACGCGGTCATGGAACTCGAACTCTCGGACCGCCCGTTCGTGCTCTACAAGAGCGCCCGCCGTGGCTGCCTGACCCTGGTTTACCGCCGCAAAGACGGCGAGTACGCGGCGCTCGACATCAAGGAAGTCGCCTGATTTCCCGTCAGCGCCCAACCCACCGGCCTCCGGGCCGGTGGGTTTTTCGTTTTCCGGGGGGAAGCAGGATTTTGATCGCCGAGCCCCGGTGTTCGGTTAGGGTGGCGATTGTATGAAAATCCTCCGCTTCCTCTTGGTTCTTCCAGTGATGGCTTTGGTTTCCTGCGCCGACGATTCGACCGGCTTCACCACTCCCGCCGTGCATGGCAAGGTGTGGGCTGGCTCCGGCGGCGAGCACGTGTCCATCCCGCACGGCATCACCAGCAACTGACGGACCCCGCGGGCTGTCCAAGCTCCGGATCGACGAAAAAGCCTCCGCCTGGATCCCAGGCGGAGGCTTTCGTTTTGGCGTCCGGGACAGGGTTACTGCGCGGCGGCGCTCACCTCGGCGGAGTCCGGGCTCTCGCTGGTGGCGCTGCGGGCGACCACCACGTAGTAGTAGGTGGTGCCGGTCGTCAGGCCGGTATCGGTGTAGGACACGGCGGTCTGATTCGTGGAGACCACCGAGTAGGGCCCGCCCGCCACCGTGGAGCGCAGGACATCGTAGCCGGTGGCACCGGTGGGCGCGGTCCAGGCGAGCGCCACCTGGGTGGTGCCCGCGGTGGCGGTGGGTCCGGTGGGCGCGGTCATCAGGCCGAGCGGGCTGGTCGCCACCAGCGAGGCCACCTCGGTGGAGGTGAGCGCGCGGTTGTAGAGGCGGAACTCATCGATGCGACCGACGAGATACGGATCGGCGTATTGGGAGCGGCCGAGGTAGTTCTTGGTGGTCGAGCCGAGGCTGGTCGGGGTCAGCGTCATGGCGGTGTTCTGGCCGACCTGCACGCCATCGACGTAGAGCGTGCCGGTCGCGCCCGCCAGGGTGACGGCGACGTGGTGCCACCCGCCTGCCGGGAACGGCGCGGTGCCATCGATCTTCTGCTCGCCGCCACCACCCGCGGTGCTGATGGCGAAGCGCAGGTTGCCATTGGCCCCGTTCTTCGGCGTCAGAAACATGTAGACGCTGGTGCCGGTGCCGAAGTCGAACAGGCGCTGCCAGGTCGAGACGGAGTCGAGGTTCGCCCACAGCATCACGGTGCAGCCGGTGACGCCGTTGACCACGCCGGTCGGCAGGGTCACGTGATCATCGGTGCCATCGAGGTCGACGGTGTTGTTGCTGCGGCCCGCGCTCCACAGCGGCCCGTTGACGAGGGTGCCCTGCCAGGCATTGCCCGAGGCGTCGGCGGCGGTGAGGCCGGTGGTCTCGTCGAACTTCAGGTAAGCCCGCGGCTGGGTGAACAGGACGGATACCTCGGACGAGTTCGCGCTTTCGCCGCCGAGATTGCTGGCGGAGACGACGTAGTAGTAGGTGGTGCCATCCACGGCCGTCGTGTCCGACCAGGTGGTGGCGGTGAGGCCGGTGGTCGATTGGGTATAGGTGCCACTGCTGGTGCCGCGCTTCACGGTGTAGCTGGTGGCGCCGCTGGACGCGGTCCAGGAGAGAGCCACGGCACCGTTCCAACCGTTCAACGCCAAGCCGGTGGGCGCGGCTGGGATGGGAGGCAGGGGCAACGCGGAGAGCTGCGTGGAGACGCTTTCACCAAGCGGCGTGGTGGCGGCGATGACGTAGTAATAGGTGGTGCCATTCACCGCGCTGCCATCCGTCCACGAGGTGCCGGTGAGACCGACGGCGATCGTGGTGTAGGGGCCACCGCTGGTGGTGGAACGGCGGACCTGGTAGGAGGACGCTCCGCTGACCGCGGCCCAGGACAAGGCCACGCTGTTGTTGCCCGCGGCGGCGGCCGGTGACGATGGAGCCGGGAAGGTGCCCGCGAGCGCGGAAACCTCGGTGGCGGTGAGGGCGCGGCCGAAGATGCGGAAATCGTCCACGCGTCCATCCAGATACGGATCGTTGTACTGCGAGCGGCCAATGCGGTTCTGGGTGGTGGCCCCGAGCGAGGACGGGGTGAGCGTCATCGCGGTATTCTGGCCGACCTGCACGCCATCGACGTAGAGCGTGCCGGTGGCCCCGTTCAGCGTCACGGCCACGTGATGCCAGCCACCGGTGGTGATCGCGGCGGTGCCGTCGATCTTCTGCTCGCCGCCGCCACCGCCGGTGGAAATGGCGAAGCGCACCGTGCCGGTGTTGCCGTTCTTCGGGGTGAGGAACATGTAGGTGGTGGTGCCGGTGCCGAAATCGAACACGCGCGACCAGTTGCTCACGGTATCCAGGTTCACCCAGGTCGAGATGGAGGCGGTGGTGAGGCCATTGACGACACCGGTGGGCAGGGTCACGTGGTCGTTCGAGCCATCGAGGTCGACGGCGTTCGCGATCTTGCCGGAGGTGGACCACAGCGGACCGTTCACCAGGGTGCCGTTCCAACCGTTGCCGGTGATGTCGGTGGCGGTGGTGCCGCTGGCTTCATCGAACTCGAGGTGGGCGGTGCCGGAGGCGGCCAGGGTGCGGACCTCGTCGGCATTCAACGCACCGCGGTAGATCCGGAAGTCATCGAGCTTCCCGTTCAGATAGGGATCCGCC comes from Luteolibacter sp. LG18 and encodes:
- the lptB gene encoding LPS export ABC transporter ATP-binding protein → MPVQASHAPGSSCCNLSSAILSASGLRKTYGGRAVVDGVSLTVQPGEIVGLMGPNGAGKTTSFYMIAGLVPPDAGKVHFNGTDISDLPMHRRARLGLGYLPQEESVFRKLSVLDNLLAILETRPGLGRKERLERANDLLDRFGIAKLSKSLAITLSGGEKRRLAIARALCTDPKLLMLDEPFAGIDPIAVEDIQKIVRDLRERDGLAILITDHSVRETLTIADRAFLIHDGRVILEGRSEELANDPVAKKYYLGEDFKM
- the raiA gene encoding ribosome-associated translation inhibitor RaiA, encoding MQTANVNLPITVTVRHEQVTDALRDYAQKKIEGLHLDYPRIIEAKAILDVQKNRHIAEIILFCANHITIEAHTENGNMYAALDETIDKISRRMRKHKTRLLKKNRPHRNESIRHLDERFFTEDVLDHPEDSQHDPEPFIVHPDKYKVKTMYKEDAVMELELSDRPFVLYKSARRGCLTLVYRRKDGEYAALDIKEVA